A single Triticum dicoccoides isolate Atlit2015 ecotype Zavitan chromosome 2A, WEW_v2.0, whole genome shotgun sequence DNA region contains:
- the LOC119357641 gene encoding uncharacterized protein LOC119357641, translating into MKGCAGATRNLRAGLLLEEMRRSTTQRPGPRRGAGLKPGSRGPAAVKPDRLSALPDTLLHHIMSSLKAWEAVRTCVLARRWRHLWASSPYVDLRVRHSSGRDADPPEEFRHFAHRLFLLRDASAPVGTLRLRSGDKDAGYDEDDASAWIRAAINRNARVIHLAGHRSEIASLERVQFVSCHLKVLKLSYARLDGRILKQLSSCCTSLEELDLKDCLVTGARIVSASLKTLIMLKCKIKCVFSIAAPNLLLLRLTTPYVRVPSFKNLGSLLTGTIILDDSFLGDDFEHISDEDDCDGTTDDDGGDSDDNDWTESSKIHDDDSSLGDDFGYDHFIRFGYGDTFAEESYTQGRYKDNFDYGSDIDSDDNTYEYGEIANDAKHGYKGKGQISSKDGNYGGNRECNGRKILGGRHILESLSSARTLELLTDAGEVVLSRELEMCPSFGNLKTLSLGEWCMAADFETLIFLLQHSPNIQKLFLQLKINFNAKKASETGIKLQRRSFTCKDLRMVKITCSKDDGRVHKLANLFMANGMPVEKIYVRHNGSAYLRSQKQTKEFWGV; encoded by the exons ATGAAG GGCTGCGCCGGGGCGACCCGAAACCTACGTGCAGGCCTTCTGCTCGAGGAAATGCGCCGGAGCACCACCCAGCGCCCGGGGCCGCGCCGCGGCGCGGGCCTCAAGCCCGGATCCCGCGGCCCGGCCGCCGTCAAGCCCGACCGCCTCAGCGCCCTCCCGGACACGCTCCTGCACCACATCATGTCGTCCCTCAAGGCGTGGGAGGCGGTCCGCACCTGCGTGCTCGCGCGCCGGTGGCGCCACCTCTGGGCTTCCTCGCCCTACGTCGACCTCCGCGTGCGCCACTCCTCCGGCCGCGACGCCGACCCGCCGGAGGAGTTCCGCCACTTCGCgcaccgcctcttcctcctccgcgaCGCGTCAGCGCCCGTGGGCACGCTCCGCCTGCGGTCCGGCGATAAGGACGCCGGCTACGATGAGGACGACGCCAGCGCGTGGATCAGGGCCGCCATCAACCGCAACGCGCGGGTCATCCATCTCGCTGGCCATCGCTCGGAGATTGCATCGTTGGAACGCGTGCAGTTCGTCTCGTGCCACCTGAAGGTGCTGAAGCTGTCGTATGCCAGGCTCGACGGCCGGATCCTCAAGCAACTCTCTTCCTGCTGCACGTCTTTGGAGGAGCTGGATCTGAAGGATTGCCTGGTGACAGGCGCCAGGATTGTGTCTGCCTCTTTGAAGACTTTGATCATGCTCAAGTGCAAGATCAAATGCGTCTTCTCCATTGCTGCTCCGAACCTCCTACTTCTGCGCCTCACCACGCCTTACGTCCGAGTCCCATCATTCAAGAACTTGGGGTCACTTCTCACGGGCACCATCATACTTGATGACTCTTTCCTGGGTGATGATTTTGAGCACATCAGTGATGAAGATGACTGTGATGGAACTACTGATGACGACGGGGGTGATAgcgatgataatgattggacagagAGCTCTAAGATTCATGATGATGACTCTTCCTTGGGTGATGATTTTGGATATGATCATTTTATAAGATTTGGATATGGAGATACTTTTGCTGAAGAAAGTTACACGCAGGGTCGTTACAAGGATAATTTTGATTATGGTAGTGATATCGATAGCGATGACAATACCTATGAATACGGTGAGATTGCAAATGATGCAAAGCATGGCTACAAAGGTAAAGGCCAGATTTCCAGTAAAGATGGTAACTATGGTGGAAACAGAGAATGCAATGGTAGGAAGATTTTAGGTGGACGCCATATTCTTGAGTCTCTTTCAAGTGCTAGGACTTTGGAGTTGTTGACTGATGCGGGAGAG gtggtTCTGAGTAGGGAACTGGAAATGTGTCCAAGTTTTGGCAACCTGAAGACCCTGTCCCTTGGCGAATGGTGTATGGCTGCAGACTTTGAAACACTAATTTTCTTGCTGCAGCACTCACCTAATATACAGAAGCTCTTTCTCCAACTTAAAATT aacttCAATGCCAAAAAGGCATCAGAAACAGGTATCAAACTACAGAGAAGATCATTTACTTGCAAAGATCTTCGAATGGTGAAGATCACATGCTCAAAGGATGATGGGAGAGTCCATAAGCTGGCAAATTTGTTTATGGCAAATGGTATGCCAGTCGAGAAAATTTATGTCCGCCACAACGGGAGTGCTT ATCTCCGCAGCCAGAAGCAGACGAAGGAGTTCTGGGGGGTGTAA